DNA from Daucus carota subsp. sativus chromosome 1, DH1 v3.0, whole genome shotgun sequence:
aacgtctggctctagcatccaccttactaaggaccaagggcttcgcatctaaagccaagtctgatgctgatgatgtaatctcatcctactgcactcgaagaaacatttctcaatactttcggaggatgaagggtgtaacaaaatctcagccatctgacttccgtgaagaccctgtggatctggaagttcttcaccagctagctctggctcgtgaaagaaagaagcgtggagaatccactgcagctgaagagcctactcagaatgagccttctactccaattattcactattctgatgctgaagaaggagaagtcactcattctgagtgaatagattgattaggatatttgttagatatgttcaaggaacatccttttgtaatctatttgtgatcatggtttaatgtttaatgcaagccataaacttttgctatttacattctattgtttaaatctttgtcttatctgttagttgagttatcctctaggaaatttgcatgttatgttaacaaacaaatagggggagattgaaaggcatatgttcagcctatttgtatttaaagaggtacaactcaactcagataagaaagctcagtaaatagcaagtcatcggaatcagtacgaagaacgtcaaatgatttatggaaatcatatgtcagataagttcaggatgctgctgcacgccactgaaagaagttcattaatatgttcaagcctcagtgcacaaataatcttttgtggcacgtccaggaattcagaagacataaagtttctatactttatttcatcagaagattccatttaatgaagatgtacgtacaagacgaagactcgacgaactaaccaaattcttattgtttatttgacgaagaatatttgatttaactagatacagatgaaccagacagtacatctatgtatcagttatccaaattaaatatttgaagtcaagcagaagtggtagttcgctcgttcgacaaatcaagaagaaattattcaagtttaaagaagaccggaagttgttctactgaagattgtgtgattaaatattttaatagactattatttcacttctcaaataattatattaattatgtaatttatttattaaattaattcactctcgaattaatttaatttatgaatttatatgattaaattaattaagtgaataattttctattttaatataccattttatttctttatttaatcacaaaaatcacctcagcaagacaattctggattgtcttgccgagtggattcatcatgcttccaagacaattcttcattgtctgcattagccttgattgaatcagcaagacaatctctaattgtcttgccgattcatttcaatggtgtgcaagacaatccttgaagattgtcttgccgaaggcatgtgtaagtctgcaagacaatctgtttgtcttgtcttgccgagagacacacttccagcaagacaatctgtttgtcttgtcttgccgaatgcttaaggtgtgcaagacaatcctccattgtcttgccgtttgtagtgtttgtctttctgacaaaggaattgtcttcccttcccttttgattgtcttactgacttggttgaagcttggtagacaatctgagattgtcttcccttgccccttattgtcttgcccaagcctagattgtcttacccttcttgtaattgtctttgctagcttgtaattgtcttgtctagtgattgtcttgcatgtacaaagccttgcctataaatatggcttggtttcttcatttgaaagtgttcattcactttgtattcaaagcatttgtaaagctttcaagttgttagtaacttgcttgttcgttatatccacagttttctgtgctttgataacccggttgttttaatcactaaatctagaatataccctgtcgaatttattctacgaactttagtggacattaaaactgaaccatattaattatataacgacttcaaacattgttatattaattaattataatctgattaacaaatcatattcaatcagattcacttccgcgacgatttggtactgattgtattcaacccccccccttctacaatcatatctggacctaacagaatatatataggctacagcagggatcatggatcattaggtcaggccttctaatgacattccgggccaggcccaatgtcattaaatattaattctatccactaaagaactaatatttgcactacctttcctaattccgtaaattaattatttaattcggctcccatattaattgcttataaattccccatgtttaagatatcgcatgtccattaattaaattaatttctgacaattaatttaattaatatcttttatccttgatcatccactcaaccttataattatgcaagaacaaatctgcctgcaggactaaagcataattatctttatgagctttcaagaggacatcatcacccgaatatatttttcggacacggtttccttttatagtcaatatcccactctgtatataatgtcattgcccaatacataaattcgtaatttaaaataaattacttaatttatgagtcaaggcatgtgcattaaatacaagtgtcaatcactatatccggattaagaacttaagcattaataacatcatagaatcttagttctttattgtcagaattaaagaaacaattattctactattttgatcccgttcaatatacacaaagtatataagtattattcaatagtcaagataaactatttccaaataatacttcagccattccagtggtttgtctaacaccacctcaaCTGTGAaccctttattatattatataaggagtctgacaatctaatcttctgctatcccatttgatactagattgtctacaatatataatatacagacaatgtgaaaacatgcattcaagattctcaaataattgttatatacttcaaacgaatattttagtataaccctaacaggtACTTCACTGTGATAATCAAAATTCAATCCACATTTCCAAGAACCCAGTTCAACATGAACGAACTAAACACATCGAAATCGATGTTCACTTCACAATGAACAAAGTTCTTGAGGGTTTAATCTAGCTTTCTTATATACCATCTCAATCCCAGTTGGCTGATGTGTGTACCAAGATTCTCCCATCTGCACAATTTAATGATCTTTTGTTCAAACTAGGCATGACAAGCGAGCCTAGTTTGAGGGGGGATGTTAAATATATTCAGTCACAACCACTTGACACAGACAAGTGTGAGGAGTAGCTCAGCTCAGCTCGTGTCTATTACAAACTGTCACATCAGCAATGACACATCAGCAAAGCAGTTATAACAGATTCTACACTCCACCACCACCAAGCAATAGTATAAATATAGATGCACTCGGTAGTCTTTAGTCAGTTAGTTAATAGTTCTCTATACACTATTATGATAGCTCTCTTTAGTTCATTCTCTGGTAGATTACAATGTACCTAGTTGTTATTCTTGTGCTTGCTTCTGTAACATATTGTTTCAGTAATGGAGTATTTTGTAGTTTTCTGAGAAAACTGACATAGGAATGGTAAAACCAGCAAAGGTAAAATCAGTGACCGCCTCTCAGAATACACCTTGACTAGGTGGTGCCAACCTTAAAGATTTGCATGCCACGTTCCATGAGTATTTAATCTTCTGAACATCTTCCCACGTCAACAGCTCTCCGGGTGCTTTTGTTTTCGCTATCTGCATTTGTTCTGCACGTTTATTTCAGCAAAAACACGCTGATTAATCACAACAATGCTTATTGGACATAAGCAGAAGCATATTATgtatatcaatttaaaaaatgtaCCTTCGTACACCTTATTATAATATGTGGAAGCTCAGCAAGGTACTTCAACACCAAGGTTACATCAGTGCTTGTGGTCTCATAGCTTGCAACTAGTAAACCAATAATGTTGTTCGAAATCTCCATTTCACTCATGCATTCCCCTTTTTCATCTGTCACCAGCAGCATTCGAGACAATAAATCACGAGCTGTTGCTTCTGATTCATTCTCCATCATTTCCTTTTTCCTGTCGGTGATGATCTTCATAAGCTCCTTATGAACTAACGTTCCTCCCTTAATAGCACCATTATAAGTAGTACCAGGCAAATCAATTGGGACAGAGAACATTCTAGAAGTAACAGGAGTAAAATGCTTGGCTAATCTTGTAACATGCTCGGTATCAACAATACTCATAAACAGTCTACACGCTAAATCAA
Protein-coding regions in this window:
- the LOC108204074 gene encoding beta-amyrin 6-beta-monooxygenase-like; the protein is MDSMEQEHVDSEWAGSEVVKVFPMSKKFTFDLACRLFMSIVDTEHVTRLAKHFTPVTSRMFSVPIDLPGTTYNGAIKGGTLVHKELMKIITDRKKEMMENESEATARDLLSRMLLVTDEKGECMSEMEISNNIIGLLVASYETTSTDVTLVLKYLAELPHIIIRCTKIAKTKAPGELLTWEDVQKIKYSWNVACKSLRLAPPSQGVF